In the genome of Primulina eburnea isolate SZY01 unplaced genomic scaffold, ASM2296580v1 ctg142_ERROPOS2300000, whole genome shotgun sequence, one region contains:
- the LOC140820769 gene encoding uncharacterized protein produces the protein MDFVTGLPRTIGGYNAIWVIVDRLTKSAHFLPIRKTFTMTQYAELYIREIVRLYGNPVSIVSDRDPRFTSAFWKSLHQALGTKLLFSTAFHPQTDGERPELGPDIVRQTADLVARIRDKMRTAQSRQKSYADLRWRDLEFAVRDHVFLKVALIKGVMRVSLPPNLAGVHNVFHVSMLRKYTSNPSHVLNYEPLQLTPHLSFEERPTQILNRQEKRLRNKVIQMVKVKWLNHSKEEATWETEIENRSHYSELFGTF, from the exons atggattttgtgacagggCTTCCGAGGACTATTGGGGGAtacaatgccatttgggtgattgttgatcggctCACTAAGTCGGCTCATTTCTTACCGATCAGGaagacattcaccatgactcagtatgcagagctgtacATCAGAGAGATAGTTAGACTGTACGGGAATCCAGTGTCCATAGTGTCAGACAGGGATCCGAGGTTCACGTCTGCGttctggaagagtcttcaccaggctttgggtacgaagcTACTGTTTAGTACCGctttccatcctcagacagacg gagagCGACCAGAGTTGGGGCCGGATATTGTCAGACAGACAGCAGACCTAGTGGCCAGGATTAGAGACAAGATGAGGACTGCacagagccgtcagaagagttatgctgatctGAGATGGCGGGATCTCGAGTTCGCAGTAAGGGATCATGTTTTTTTGAAGGTCGCACTTAtaaagggtgtgatgag AGTTTCgttaccgccgaatctggcggGAGTTCATAACGTGTTCCATGTCTCCATGCTGCGAAAGTACACGTCGAATCCTTCACATGTGCTTAACTATGAGCCACTTCAGCTGACACCGCACTTATCATTTGAGGAGAGACCTACGCAGATTCTGAACAGACAGGAAAAAAGACTCCGGAATAAGGTGATCCagatggtcaaagtcaagtggctgaatcactctaAGGAGGAGGCCACGTGGGAGACAGAGATCGAGAATAGGAGTCACTACTCGGAGTTATTTGGTACGTTCTAA